One part of the Mycobacterium marinum genome encodes these proteins:
- a CDS encoding DUF881 domain-containing protein has protein sequence MSQDRCAAGGDESRDENRGTATQHGHSKTTPKSHATAKHGRHEMPADRSRPDRGPRETQDSTGARRGRSRLLFGALAILLCLVLGVAIVTQVRQTESGDSLETARPADLLVLLDSLRQREGTLNAEVTDLQNTLNALEASGNNDQTAIESAQARLAALSILVGAVGATGPGVTVRIDDPGPGVAPEAMLDVINELRAAGAEAIQVSDAQQSVRVGVDTWVVGAPGALTIDNKNLSPPYSILAIGDPPTLAAAMNIPGGAEDSIKRVGGRMSVQQSDRVDVTALRQPKPHQYAQPVK, from the coding sequence GTGAGTCAGGATCGTTGCGCCGCCGGCGGCGACGAAAGCCGTGACGAAAACCGTGGCACGGCAACCCAACACGGTCACTCCAAGACGACCCCGAAAAGTCACGCAACCGCCAAGCACGGTCGTCACGAGATGCCTGCCGACCGTTCCCGGCCCGACCGTGGACCGCGCGAGACTCAAGATTCCACCGGCGCGCGCCGCGGCCGTTCCCGGTTGTTGTTTGGGGCGCTGGCGATCCTGTTGTGCCTGGTTTTGGGGGTGGCCATCGTGACCCAGGTGCGCCAGACCGAGTCCGGCGACTCGCTGGAAACGGCCCGGCCCGCGGACCTATTGGTGTTGCTGGACTCGCTGCGGCAACGCGAGGGAACGCTCAATGCCGAAGTGACCGACCTGCAGAACACTCTCAACGCGCTGGAGGCTTCCGGTAACAACGACCAGACCGCGATCGAGAGCGCTCAGGCCAGGCTGGCCGCGTTGTCCATCCTGGTCGGTGCGGTGGGCGCCACCGGGCCCGGGGTCACGGTGCGAATCGACGATCCGGGGCCGGGGGTGGCGCCGGAAGCGATGCTCGATGTGATCAACGAATTGCGTGCCGCCGGAGCCGAGGCGATCCAAGTCAGTGACGCTCAGCAGTCGGTTCGGGTCGGTGTGGATACCTGGGTCGTTGGTGCTCCCGGTGCGTTGACAATCGACAACAAGAACCTCTCACCGCCGTATTCGATTCTGGCGATTGGTGATCCACCTACACTGGCCGCGGCGATGAACATTCCGGGTGGCGCAGAGGACAGCATCAAACGTGTCGGCGGGCGGATGTCGGTACAGCAGTCCGACCGCGTAGACGTGACCGCCTTGCGGCAACCAAAACCTCACCAATACGCTCAGCCCGTCAAATGA
- the gcvH gene encoding glycine cleavage system protein GcvH → MSDIPADLHYTAEHEWIRRTAEDTVRVGITDFAQSALGDVVFVQLPDVGAEVTAGETFGEVESTKSVSDLFAPISGKVAAVNADLEATPQLVNTDPYGTGWLLDVQVEGSDVAALESALAALLDAQTYRDTVTE, encoded by the coding sequence GTGAGCGATATCCCCGCCGACCTGCACTACACCGCCGAGCACGAGTGGATTCGCCGGACCGCGGAGGACACCGTGCGGGTCGGGATCACCGACTTCGCGCAGTCTGCGCTCGGTGATGTGGTCTTCGTGCAGCTGCCCGACGTGGGTGCCGAAGTGACCGCCGGGGAGACCTTCGGCGAGGTCGAATCGACCAAGTCGGTGTCTGATCTGTTTGCCCCGATCTCGGGCAAGGTGGCCGCGGTGAACGCTGATCTGGAAGCGACGCCACAGCTGGTGAACACCGATCCGTATGGCACCGGCTGGTTGCTGGACGTGCAGGTCGAGGGTTCCGACGTCGCCGCGCTGGAATCGGCGTTGGCGGCTTTGCTTGACGCCCAGACCTACCGCGACACGGTGACCGAATGA
- the garA gene encoding glycogen accumulation regulator GarA — protein sequence MDAARDRDQTSDEVTVETTSVFRADFLNELDAPTQSGTESSVSGVEGLPAGSALLVVKRGPNAGSRFLLDQPITSAGRHPDSDIFLDDVTVSRRHAEFRLEGNEFSVVDVGSLNGTYVNREPVDSAVLANGDEVQIGKFRLVFLTGPKQGDDDGGTGGQ from the coding sequence ATGGACGCAGCAAGAGATAGGGACCAGACTTCTGACGAAGTTACCGTGGAGACGACATCGGTCTTCCGCGCTGACTTCCTCAACGAACTGGACGCCCCCACCCAGTCGGGCACCGAAAGCTCAGTTTCAGGGGTAGAGGGACTGCCGGCCGGCTCGGCGTTGCTGGTCGTGAAGCGGGGGCCCAACGCCGGGTCGCGCTTCCTGCTCGATCAACCCATCACCTCGGCTGGTCGGCATCCCGACAGCGACATCTTCCTCGATGACGTAACGGTGAGCCGTCGTCACGCCGAATTCCGCTTGGAAGGCAACGAGTTCAGCGTCGTGGACGTCGGGAGCCTCAACGGCACCTACGTCAACCGGGAGCCGGTTGATTCGGCCGTGTTGGCAAACGGCGACGAGGTTCAAATCGGCAAGTTCCGCCTGGTCTTCCTGACCGGCCCCAAGCAAGGTGACGACGACGGGGGCACCGGAGGCCAGTGA
- a CDS encoding MerR family transcriptional regulator — MSAPDSPALAGMSIGAVLELLRPDFPDVTISKIRFLEAEGLVTPQRAASGYRRFTAYDCARLRFILTAQRDHYLPLKVIRSELDAQPDGQLPAIGSPYGVPKLVSVAGNSAGTAGPDGGSDTGAVAPARVRLSREDLIERSGVDDELLSAVLKAGVITTGPGGFFDEHAVVILQCARALSEYGVEPRHLRAFRSAADRQSDLIAQIAGPLVKADKAGARDRADDLAREVAALAITLHTSLIKSAVRDVLHR, encoded by the coding sequence GTGAGCGCGCCCGATAGCCCCGCGCTCGCCGGGATGTCCATCGGGGCGGTGTTGGAACTGCTCCGACCGGACTTCCCAGATGTCACCATCTCCAAGATCCGTTTCCTGGAGGCCGAAGGGCTGGTGACGCCGCAGCGCGCGGCATCGGGGTATCGGAGGTTCACCGCGTACGACTGTGCGCGGCTGCGCTTCATACTCACCGCTCAGCGTGATCATTACCTACCGCTCAAAGTAATCAGGTCGGAGCTGGACGCCCAGCCCGACGGCCAGTTGCCGGCGATTGGATCCCCTTACGGGGTACCGAAATTGGTGTCGGTGGCGGGTAACAGTGCCGGCACCGCCGGACCTGACGGGGGATCTGACACCGGGGCGGTCGCGCCGGCGCGAGTTCGGCTCAGTCGCGAAGACCTGATCGAGCGCTCGGGCGTCGACGACGAACTGCTCAGTGCGGTGTTGAAGGCTGGCGTGATCACAACCGGGCCGGGTGGGTTTTTCGACGAACACGCCGTGGTAATCCTGCAGTGCGCCCGTGCGCTGTCGGAATACGGCGTGGAGCCACGGCACCTGCGCGCTTTCCGCTCGGCGGCCGACCGGCAGTCGGACCTGATCGCACAGATCGCCGGGCCGTTGGTCAAGGCCGACAAGGCCGGCGCGCGCGACCGTGCCGACGACTTGGCGCGTGAGGTGGCCGCACTGGCGATCACCTTGCACACCTCGTTAATCAAATCCGCTGTACGCGACGTTCTGCACCGCTGA